In Chaetodon trifascialis isolate fChaTrf1 chromosome 2, fChaTrf1.hap1, whole genome shotgun sequence, one DNA window encodes the following:
- the LOC139344123 gene encoding dynein axonemal light chain 4 yields MAGTGEGKKEEADYKRLHSFPLIRHTDMPEEMRVETMELCVTACEKFATNNESAAKMIKESMDKKFGSSWHVVIGEGFGFEVTHEVKNLLYMFFGGSLAVCVWKCS; encoded by the exons ATGGCTGGGACTGGCgagggaaagaaggaggaggcCGACTACAAGAGACTGCACAGCTTCCCTCTCATCAGG cacacagacatgccGGAGGAGATGAGGGTTGAGACCATGGAGCTCTGTGTTACAGCCTGCGAGAAGTTTGCCACCAACAATGAG AGTGCTGCGAAGATGATCAAGGAGTCCATGGACAAGAAATTCGGCAGCTCGTGGCACGTGGTGATCGGCGAAGGCTTCGGCTTCGAGGTCACGCACGAAGTGAAGAACCTGCTCTACATGTTCTTCGGAGGGAGtctggccgtgtgtgtgtggaagtgctCGTAG